TGTTCCGCCGGCTCCAGCTGGTCTCGGCGGCCGCCTACTCGCTGGGGCACGGCGGGAACGACGCCCAGAAGACGATGGGGGTGATCGGGCTGCTCCTCTTCACGACGGGCGCCACCGACCACTTCTACATCCCGACCTGGGTCGTGATCGTCTGCGGTCTGGCGATCGCGCTGGGCACCCTGTCCGGCGGCTGGCGCATCGTCCACACGCTGGGGGCGCGGGTGACCAAGCTGCACCCCTTCGGCGGCTTCTGCGCCGAGACCGCGGGCGCGGTCAGCCTCTTCCTCGCGACCCACCTGGGCATTCCGGTCAGCACGACGCACACGATCACCGGCGCCATCGTCGGCGTCGGCGCGACGCGCCGGCTCTCGGCGGTCCGCTGGGGGATCGCGGGCCAGATCGTCTGGGCCTGGGTGCTCACCATCCCGGCCGCCGCTGCGGTGGCCGCGTTCACCTACTTCGTCACCTCACGCTTCTAGCCGTGGCGCCGCCGGCCGCGGGGTTCTAGCCGTGTCGGATCGCCGGATCCTCTACGCCGCCGCCTTTCTCCGCGCCCTTGCGACGGGGATGATCGGGGTCCTGATCGGGATCCACCTCGCGCGCCAGGGCTTCGATCCCGCCGGGATCGGCGCCGTCGTGACCGCCGGGCTCGCCGGCGCGGCGACCGCGGCGCTCCTCGTCACGGTGGGCGGCGATCGCGCCGGCCGCAAGCGCACGCTCCTCCTGCTCGCGCTTCTCGGCGCCGCCGGAGGCGCCGTGGTGGCCCTGGCCGCGAAGCCGCTCGTGATCGGCGCCGCCGCGTTCTTCGGGATGCTGAACGGCATGGGGCGCGATCGCGGCGCCTCGATGATCCTGGACCAGGCGATCCTTCCCGCCACAGCCTCTCCGGAGAAGCGCACGGCGGTGTTCGCCTGGTACAACGTCGTGCAGGACGCGGGGCACGCGCTGGGCGCCCTGGCGGCGGGGCTTCCCGCCGTCTTGCGCGCCGCTCACGTTTCCGCGGACGATTCGATGCGCGCCGCGGTCGGCGTCTACGCGCTCCTCCTCGCGGTCACGGCGCTCCTCTACACGCGGCTCGGTCGCGAGGTCGAGGCGGAGGCTCCCGTGGCGCGGGTCCGGCTCTCGCCCGAGACCCGGCGCATCGTCACGCGCGTCTCGGCGCTCTTCTCGCTGGATGCGCTCGGCGGGGGATTTCTCACCAGCGCGCTCCTCTCCTACTTCTTCTACGCCCGCTTCGGCGTTCGCGAGGAGGGGATCGGCCTGCTCTTCTTCGGGGCGCGGCTCCTGAACGCCGCCTCGCACGTGGGCGCGGCCTGGCTGGCGAAGCGGATCGGGCTGGTGAACACGATGGTCTTCACGCACGTGCCCTCCAGCCTGCTCCTGCTCACGGTTCCGTTCGCCCCCAACTTCACGATCGCCGCGATCCTCTTCCTGCTGCGCGAGGGGCTGGTGGAGATGGACGTTCCCACCCGGCAGTCGTACGTGATGGCGGTGGTGCGGCCGGAGGAGCGCACGGCGGCATCGGGGGTGACGCACCTGGTGCGGCTGGCGATGTGGGCCGTGGCGCCCGCCTTCGCGGGGCTCTTCATGCGCGGCGGCTCGCTGGGGGCGCCGCTGATGATCGGGGCGGCGATGAAGATCGCCTACGACGGGCTGCTCTACGCTGCCTTCCGCCACGTGCGCCCTCCGGAGGAGCGGAAGGCGTAGCGTCCGGGCGTTCGGTCGGCCGCTTACTTGGCTCCGGACCGCACCACGAGCACGCTGCAGGGCGCGTGCGCGACCACGTGCGACGCGACGCTTCCGAGCAGGAGCTTCGCCACGCCGGAGCGCCCGTGCGATCCCACCACGATCAGGTCGGCTTTCGACGCACGCGCCTCGTCCAGCAGCGCATGCCGCGGATCCCCCTGGAGCAGCTTCCCCTTGGCGCGGAGCTTCGAAGCCTGGAGGGCGGCCGCGCCCTTGTCGGCCGTGTCCCGGTGGTAGCTCTCTTGATGGCGGTTCAGCTCCACGATCGCGTCGGCGGCGACCGCCTCGCCGGGCCCGAGCCAGACGGGAGGGCAGGCCGAGGCCACCAGGAATTGCGTATCGGCAGGCCACGCGAACCGCTTCACGTACTCCAGCGCTGCGCTGGAAAAGGGCGAATCGTCGACCGCGACGAGAACGTTCATCGGATCCTCCTGCTGGGCCCGGCTCCGGCCGGTGCGTTGGGGTCGTCGGGGCGACGCTACCTTTTCCGGGACGGCGCCGGAAGGGGTACCTTGGAGGCATGTTCCGCGACCGGGAAGAGGCGGCGCGCCAGCTCGCCGCGAAGCTCGCGAAGTACTGCGGAGCGCGCCCGCTGGTGCTGGGCATTCCCAGGGGGGCGGTGGTCATGGCGGCGATCATCGCCAATCGGCTGGACGGCGACCTGGACGTCGCGCTGGTGCGGAAGCTGGGCGCGCCGGGGCAGCCCGAGCTTGCGGTCGGCGCGGTGGACGAGACGGGCCGCGTGACCCTGGACGGAAGCGCCGACGAGCTCGGGCTGGACGAGGCGTACCTCGAGCGGGAGCGGGATCGGCAGGCCGCGGCGCTCCGCGCGCGCCGCACGCGCTACACGCCGGCCCGCGCTTCGGTCGATCCGGCGGGGCGCACCGTCATCGTCGTGGACGATGGGATCGCGACGGGAGCCACGCTCGCGGCCGCGCTGCGCCTGGTGCGAAGCCGCGGGCCCGCGCGGCTGGTGGCGGCCGCGGCGGTCGCGCCGCCGCCGGCGGTGGCCCGGATCGAACGCGAGGCGGACGAGGTGGTCGTGCTCGCCACG
This DNA window, taken from Candidatus Binatia bacterium, encodes the following:
- a CDS encoding MFS transporter, which translates into the protein MSDRRILYAAAFLRALATGMIGVLIGIHLARQGFDPAGIGAVVTAGLAGAATAALLVTVGGDRAGRKRTLLLLALLGAAGGAVVALAAKPLVIGAAAFFGMLNGMGRDRGASMILDQAILPATASPEKRTAVFAWYNVVQDAGHALGALAAGLPAVLRAAHVSADDSMRAAVGVYALLLAVTALLYTRLGREVEAEAPVARVRLSPETRRIVTRVSALFSLDALGGGFLTSALLSYFFYARFGVREEGIGLLFFGARLLNAASHVGAAWLAKRIGLVNTMVFTHVPSSLLLLTVPFAPNFTIAAILFLLREGLVEMDVPTRQSYVMAVVRPEERTAASGVTHLVRLAMWAVAPAFAGLFMRGGSLGAPLMIGAAMKIAYDGLLYAAFRHVRPPEERKA
- a CDS encoding universal stress protein, whose product is MNVLVAVDDSPFSSAALEYVKRFAWPADTQFLVASACPPVWLGPGEAVAADAIVELNRHQESYHRDTADKGAAALQASKLRAKGKLLQGDPRHALLDEARASKADLIVVGSHGRSGVAKLLLGSVASHVVAHAPCSVLVVRSGAK
- a CDS encoding phosphoribosyltransferase family protein → MFRDREEAARQLAAKLAKYCGARPLVLGIPRGAVVMAAIIANRLDGDLDVALVRKLGAPGQPELAVGAVDETGRVTLDGSADELGLDEAYLERERDRQAAALRARRTRYTPARASVDPAGRTVIVVDDGIATGATLAAALRLVRSRGPARLVAAAAVAPPPAVARIEREADEVVVLATPEPFTAVGAFFDDFRQVSDDEVVELLERFGSEEP